The window CGAGCAGACCGCCTGGGGCAACGTCAAGAGCATGTACCGGTGATCGCCGGCCGAGCCTGAGTCAGGGCCGCCGCCCCGCCGGGCGGCGGCCTTTTTGTGGCGGGCGGGCCACGAGAATCCTGGACGTTGCGGCGAAATCGAGCATCTTCCTGTTGCGGACACTTCACCGTCGATCGTCACGTCCGGGCAGCGACAGGAGCCCCGTGTTCACGCATCTCGCCCTCTCGCTCTGCCTGGCCGCGGGCGCGGCCGCCCCGCGCAACGTCGTGCTGTTCATCGCCGACGGCGCCGGCTTCCTGCACTACGAGGCCGCCCGGCTCCACGAGCAGGACCCGACCGGTCTGCAGGTGTACGACGGCTGGCCGGTGCGACTCGCCATGTGCACCCCGCCGGACGGCGGGGCCTCCGATCCCGGGCAGACGTGGCGCGACCCCGCCTGGTGCGACCGCGACCCCACCGATTCGGCCGCCGCGATCACCGCCATGACCACCGGGGTCAAGACGGTCAACGGCCGCCTGGCGGTCGATCCC of the bacterium genome contains:
- a CDS encoding alkaline phosphatase, translating into MFTHLALSLCLAAGAAAPRNVVLFIADGAGFLHYEAARLHEQDPTGLQVYDGWPVRLAMCTPPDGGASDPGQTWRDPAWCDRDPTDSAAAITAMTTGVKTVNGRLAVDP